A DNA window from Candidatus Eisenbacteria bacterium contains the following coding sequences:
- a CDS encoding acyl-CoA dehydrogenase family protein, producing the protein MLVEAGARGRRDRSHEDQRQRGEGEAFLHHLLLGAWDGGCDSDEPNLQHPFQARKPKAGPRPRAGGPAVALRPRLCENSPSTRHNPGKEDRVDEANTLEVSPHWRAVAKDVAERVVRPLAAKYDRLQEYPWEIRDELAKAGLMGVFVPKQYGGAGGSLVDLCVCVEELSRACGGVGVLYAVNALGTFPVLVAGTEEQKQKYLPKIAAGEKLVAFCLSEKTAGSDAGSLKLEAKKDGEHYILNGEKKWTTNGGAAHIYSVFAVTDPESKSRRISTFVVDKDAQPGMSFPKVEDKMGIRCVPVVETHFTDVRVHQSQLLGGSAGMGFKHAMMTLDRARPGVASQAVGLAQGALDWAVAYASQRHQFGQSILSFQMIQKMLADMAARTEAARQLVYFAARAVEAGHPMASKYAAECKMFATDTAMEVTTNAVQIFGGYGYMKDYPIEKYMRDAKITQIYEGANQVQALVIARALTREVNQLRHLLEM; encoded by the coding sequence ATGCTTGTAGAAGCCGGCGCCCGGGGCCGCCGCGACCGAAGCCACGAAGACCAGCGCCAGCGCGGCGAGGGTGAGGCCTTTCTTCATCATCTCCTCCTTGGAGCGTGGGACGGGGGGTGCGATTCGGACGAGCCCAATCTGCAACACCCCTTCCAGGCGCGCAAGCCCAAAGCGGGCCCGCGGCCCCGTGCTGGCGGCCCTGCGGTTGCTCTCCGCCCCCGCCTGTGCGAGAATTCCCCGTCAACCCGACACAATCCTGGCAAGGAGGACCGCGTGGACGAGGCCAACACCCTGGAAGTATCCCCGCACTGGCGGGCAGTGGCAAAGGATGTGGCGGAGCGGGTGGTGCGCCCCCTGGCCGCGAAGTACGACCGCCTGCAGGAATACCCCTGGGAGATCCGCGACGAGCTGGCCAAGGCCGGCCTGATGGGCGTGTTTGTGCCCAAGCAGTACGGTGGTGCCGGCGGCAGCCTCGTGGACCTGTGCGTGTGCGTGGAGGAGCTTTCCCGCGCCTGCGGCGGCGTGGGCGTGCTGTACGCCGTCAACGCCCTGGGCACCTTCCCGGTGCTGGTGGCGGGCACCGAGGAGCAGAAGCAGAAGTACCTCCCGAAGATCGCCGCCGGCGAGAAGCTCGTGGCGTTCTGCCTCTCCGAGAAGACCGCCGGCTCGGACGCCGGCTCGCTCAAGCTGGAGGCGAAGAAGGACGGCGAGCACTACATCCTGAACGGCGAGAAGAAGTGGACCACCAACGGCGGCGCGGCGCACATCTACTCGGTGTTCGCGGTGACCGACCCGGAATCGAAGTCGCGCCGCATCAGCACCTTCGTGGTGGACAAGGATGCCCAGCCCGGCATGAGCTTCCCCAAGGTCGAGGACAAGATGGGCATCCGCTGCGTGCCGGTGGTGGAGACCCACTTCACCGACGTCAGGGTGCACCAGTCGCAGCTGCTCGGCGGCTCGGCCGGCATGGGCTTCAAGCACGCCATGATGACGCTGGACCGGGCCCGGCCCGGCGTGGCGTCCCAGGCCGTGGGGCTGGCGCAGGGGGCCCTGGACTGGGCGGTGGCCTACGCCTCGCAGCGCCACCAGTTCGGACAGAGCATCCTGAGCTTCCAGATGATCCAGAAGATGCTCGCGGACATGGCCGCCAGGACCGAGGCCGCCCGCCAGCTGGTGTACTTCGCTGCCCGCGCCGTGGAGGCCGGCCACCCCATGGCCTCCAAGTACGCCGCGGAGTGCAAGATGTTCGCGACCGACACGGCCATGGAAGTCACCACCAACGCGGTGCAGATCTTCGGCGGGTACGGGTACATGAAGGACTACCCGATCGAGAAGTACATGCGCGACGCCAAGATCACGCAGATCTACGAGGGCGCCAACCAGGTCCAGGCGCTGGTCATCGCCCGCGCGCTCACGCGCGAGGTGAACCAGCTCAGGCACCTGCTGGAGATGC
- a CDS encoding Spy/CpxP family protein refolding chaperone — protein MKRTSVCIVALVALACASIASAEPAGGPPKGEPGPGRMARVQKLQLSDSQKSQLREKRFAAAHRRIELHSRLAEARLCLHELMSGEKLDEAAIRTQARVVGELQGQAAQQRIEDHVGMLTVLTPEQRKTVHQLRPGMRGMRGPAMWMGGHGMGGSRMGGRNVRVLRFGEGQGAGDGENMEMLHRAIPGGPGAVRKQVRIVRPGQGSRVEIHGVEPGDESGDGPGDVRIIRLGLDGPDAEWEAMDGLGAGLGELGELGELGDLSELGGDMDFLFGPGFDGELELEEVL, from the coding sequence ATGAAACGCACGAGCGTCTGCATTGTCGCGCTGGTTGCCCTGGCGTGCGCCTCGATCGCGAGCGCGGAGCCGGCCGGCGGTCCGCCCAAGGGCGAGCCCGGGCCGGGCCGCATGGCCCGGGTCCAGAAGTTGCAGCTCAGCGATTCCCAGAAGAGCCAGCTCCGCGAGAAGCGCTTCGCCGCCGCCCACCGGCGCATCGAGCTGCACTCCCGGCTGGCGGAGGCGCGGCTGTGCCTGCATGAGCTGATGAGCGGCGAGAAGCTGGACGAAGCCGCCATCCGCACGCAGGCCCGGGTGGTCGGGGAACTCCAGGGCCAGGCTGCCCAGCAGCGCATCGAGGACCACGTCGGGATGTTGACCGTGCTCACGCCGGAGCAGCGCAAGACTGTCCACCAGTTGCGTCCCGGGATGCGCGGCATGCGTGGTCCCGCGATGTGGATGGGTGGTCACGGGATGGGCGGTTCCCGCATGGGCGGCCGTAATGTCCGGGTGCTGCGCTTCGGCGAGGGCCAGGGCGCCGGCGACGGCGAGAACATGGAAATGCTGCACCGGGCGATTCCGGGCGGGCCCGGCGCGGTGCGCAAGCAGGTCCGCATCGTGCGCCCGGGCCAGGGCTCCCGCGTCGAGATCCACGGAGTCGAGCCGGGCGACGAATCCGGCGATGGCCCCGGCGACGTGCGCATCATCAGGCTCGGCCTGGACGGCCCGGATGCCGAATGGGAGGCGATGGACGGCCTGGGTGCCGGTCTCGGTGAGCTCGGTGAGCTGGGAGAGCTGGGTGATCTGAGTGAGCTTGGAGGTGACATGGACTTCCTGTTCGGGCCCGGCTTCGACGGCGAGCTCGAGCTCGAGGAGGTCCTCTAG
- a CDS encoding Zn-dependent oligopeptidase: MLQAKAPRSAANTLEPYNELNRCLDRLGSRSGLFQQVHPDSVVRAVASSVEQATSKLANEIATDPRVYSALKAVDLSKADAETQFYVFKQLRDFRRSGIDKDDATRARIRDLNEQVVRITQAFDQNLSADHSTYTVDGVAALEGLPDDYVKAHAPGADGRITLKSNYVDYIPFVTYAKSDKDRAGFFKVFMNRAYPVNVAELDTLVRLRRELATTLGYPNYAAYATGDKMIGSDTAVATFIDRVCALANTRMEADRAALLARKQKDDPAATAVNAWETSYYTELVKKEQYSFSSQEVRPYFPYARVKQGLFDVTSKMFGLTYKPVRGVPVWHPSVEVYDVYQGREKLGRFYLDMHPRANKYSHAANFPIQTGIKGRQLPMATLVCNFPEPAKGDPGLMEHEDVDTFFHEFGHLLHHILGGRHPWIGTSGISTEWDFVEAPSTLLEEWVWDAATLQTFARHHQTGQPIPDELVNRMRAARDFGKGAWVRQQMFYAALSLRMHDRDPNGLDSDKLVQELQAKYSPWPYVEGTHMQAGFTHLTGYSAIYYTYMWSMVIAKDMFSAFSGGPILNPQVAGHYRKTVLEAGGSKPAAELVKDFLGREYSTRAYEEWLNRN; the protein is encoded by the coding sequence ATGCTCCAGGCGAAGGCCCCGCGCAGCGCGGCCAACACCCTGGAGCCGTACAACGAACTGAACCGCTGCCTCGACCGGCTCGGCAGCCGCTCCGGACTCTTCCAGCAGGTCCACCCCGACTCGGTGGTGCGCGCGGTGGCCAGCTCCGTGGAGCAGGCCACTTCCAAGCTGGCCAACGAAATCGCCACCGACCCGAGGGTCTACTCCGCACTGAAGGCGGTGGACCTGTCGAAGGCCGACGCCGAGACGCAGTTCTACGTCTTCAAGCAGCTGCGCGATTTCCGGCGCTCCGGCATCGACAAGGACGACGCCACGCGCGCCCGCATTCGCGACCTGAACGAGCAGGTGGTCCGGATCACCCAGGCGTTCGACCAGAACCTCAGCGCCGATCACAGCACCTACACGGTGGACGGAGTCGCGGCGCTGGAGGGTCTGCCCGACGACTACGTCAAGGCACACGCCCCGGGGGCCGACGGGCGGATCACGCTCAAGTCCAACTACGTGGACTACATCCCGTTCGTCACGTATGCGAAGAGCGACAAGGACCGCGCCGGCTTCTTCAAGGTGTTCATGAACCGGGCGTACCCGGTGAACGTGGCCGAGCTCGACACCCTGGTGCGGCTGCGCCGGGAGCTGGCCACCACGCTGGGTTACCCCAACTACGCCGCCTACGCCACCGGGGACAAGATGATCGGCTCCGACACCGCGGTGGCCACATTCATCGACCGGGTGTGCGCGCTGGCGAACACCCGCATGGAGGCCGACCGGGCCGCGCTGCTGGCGCGCAAGCAGAAGGACGATCCCGCAGCCACGGCAGTGAATGCCTGGGAGACCTCCTACTACACCGAGCTGGTGAAGAAGGAGCAGTACAGCTTCTCGTCGCAGGAAGTGCGTCCGTACTTCCCCTACGCCAGGGTGAAGCAGGGCCTGTTCGACGTGACCTCGAAGATGTTCGGGCTGACCTACAAGCCGGTCAGGGGGGTGCCGGTGTGGCATCCCTCGGTGGAGGTCTACGACGTCTACCAGGGCCGGGAGAAGCTGGGCCGCTTCTACCTGGACATGCACCCGCGCGCGAACAAGTACTCGCATGCCGCCAATTTCCCGATCCAGACCGGGATCAAGGGCAGGCAGCTGCCCATGGCGACGCTGGTGTGCAACTTCCCCGAGCCCGCAAAGGGCGATCCGGGCCTGATGGAGCATGAGGACGTGGACACCTTCTTCCACGAGTTTGGCCACCTGCTCCATCACATCCTGGGCGGCCGGCATCCCTGGATCGGGACCTCCGGGATCTCCACCGAATGGGACTTCGTGGAGGCGCCGTCGACGCTGCTGGAAGAGTGGGTGTGGGACGCCGCCACGCTGCAGACGTTTGCCCGGCACCACCAGACGGGCCAGCCCATTCCCGACGAGCTGGTGAACCGGATGCGCGCGGCCCGCGACTTCGGCAAGGGTGCCTGGGTGCGCCAGCAGATGTTCTACGCGGCCCTCTCGCTGCGCATGCACGACCGCGACCCGAACGGACTGGACTCCGACAAGCTGGTCCAGGAGCTGCAGGCGAAGTACTCCCCGTGGCCGTACGTGGAAGGCACGCACATGCAGGCCGGATTCACGCACCTCACGGGCTACTCGGCGATCTACTACACCTACATGTGGTCCATGGTGATCGCCAAGGACATGTTCAGCGCGTTCTCCGGCGGGCCGATCCTGAATCCGCAGGTGGCCGGGCACTATCGGAAGACGGTGCTGGAGGCCGGGGGCTCGAAACCGGCAGCGGAGCTGGTGAAGGACTTCCTGGGTCGCGAGTACAGCACCCGGGCCTACGAGGAGTGGTTGAATCGGAACTAG
- a CDS encoding ABC transporter permease, giving the protein MEPRDATAGEGGRASGLWADAARRLRRNHLAVASAGFLLVLALLACGAAWLPGLPSPVSQDLDLGPTPPSTAHPFGTDMLGRDLLSRTLHGGRVSLAVGLLGMLVSVLIGVLYGAVAGYRGGRADELMMRFVDVLYSLPYLFLVILLLVFFSRSLLMLFVALGAVQWLTMARIVRGQVLSLKQQSFVEAARALGAGDPAIVLRHLVPNTLGPVVVYATLTVPAVMLQEAFLSFLGLGVQPPAASWGTLVADGAGVISLFPWLVAAPGAVLSLTLFSFNCLGDGLRDALDPRDAPSGSAATRRAPPP; this is encoded by the coding sequence CTGGAGCCGCGGGACGCCACCGCCGGGGAGGGCGGCCGGGCCTCCGGCCTGTGGGCCGACGCCGCGCGGCGGCTGCGGCGCAATCACCTGGCGGTCGCCTCGGCCGGCTTCCTGCTCGTGCTGGCGCTCCTGGCCTGCGGCGCGGCGTGGCTGCCCGGCCTGCCTTCCCCGGTGTCGCAGGACCTGGATCTCGGCCCCACCCCGCCCTCGACCGCCCACCCCTTCGGCACCGACATGCTGGGACGCGACCTGCTGAGCCGCACTCTTCACGGCGGGCGCGTTTCGCTGGCGGTGGGCCTGCTCGGAATGCTGGTGAGCGTTCTCATCGGGGTGCTGTACGGTGCGGTGGCGGGCTACCGCGGCGGCCGCGCCGACGAGCTGATGATGCGCTTCGTGGACGTGCTCTACTCCCTGCCCTACCTGTTCCTGGTGATCCTGCTGCTGGTCTTCTTCAGTCGCAGCCTGCTGATGCTGTTCGTGGCGCTGGGCGCGGTGCAGTGGCTCACCATGGCGCGGATCGTGCGCGGCCAGGTGCTTTCGCTCAAGCAGCAGAGCTTCGTGGAGGCCGCCCGGGCGCTCGGCGCCGGGGATCCGGCCATCGTCCTGCGTCACCTGGTGCCCAACACGCTCGGCCCGGTGGTCGTGTACGCCACCCTCACCGTGCCCGCGGTGATGCTGCAGGAGGCCTTCCTGTCGTTCCTGGGCCTGGGGGTGCAGCCGCCGGCGGCCTCCTGGGGCACGCTGGTGGCCGACGGCGCGGGCGTGATCTCGCTGTTCCCGTGGCTGGTGGCCGCGCCGGGGGCGGTCCTGTCCCTCACCCTGTTCAGCTTCAACTGCCTCGGAGACGGGCTGCGCGACGCCCTCGACCCCCGCGACGCCCCCTCGGGCTCGGCCGCAACCCGGAGGGCCCCGCCGCCGTAG
- a CDS encoding ABC transporter permease: MIRFAARRLLLMVPTLWVIATLTFFMLRLAPGGPFLAERDIPKKAREAMSRRYGLDQPLGAQYLRFLGNAARLDLGPSYRRPALQVREILFQAFPVSLELGGLALGWALLTGGALGVLAAHRRNSWLDYLATSTSLLGVSIPNFVLGPLLVLVFSLRLYWFPPALWSGWDHKVLPVLTLSAVYTAYIARLTRAGMVETLGQDFVRTARAKGLSESRVVLAHALRPGLLPVVSYLGPATAGVVTGSVAVESIFAVPGLGRQLYTAAINRDYTVVLGAVLFYAALLLVLNLVVDLLYARLDPRVEEA; this comes from the coding sequence GTGATCCGCTTCGCCGCCCGCCGCCTGCTGCTGATGGTGCCCACGCTCTGGGTCATCGCCACGCTGACGTTCTTCATGCTGCGGCTTGCGCCCGGCGGGCCGTTCCTGGCCGAGCGCGACATCCCGAAGAAAGCGCGCGAGGCGATGAGCCGGCGCTACGGCCTGGACCAGCCGCTGGGCGCGCAATACCTGCGCTTCCTGGGCAACGCGGCGCGGCTGGACCTGGGGCCCTCCTACCGCCGGCCGGCGCTGCAGGTGCGCGAGATCCTGTTCCAGGCATTCCCGGTTTCGCTCGAGCTGGGCGGACTGGCGCTGGGGTGGGCGCTGCTGACGGGCGGCGCGCTGGGGGTGCTCGCGGCGCACCGGCGGAACTCGTGGCTGGACTACCTCGCCACCTCCACGTCGCTGCTGGGGGTGTCCATTCCCAATTTCGTGCTCGGCCCGCTGCTGGTGCTGGTGTTCTCGCTGCGCCTGTACTGGTTCCCGCCGGCGCTGTGGTCGGGCTGGGACCACAAGGTGCTGCCGGTGCTCACGCTCTCGGCAGTCTACACCGCCTACATCGCGCGGCTCACCCGCGCGGGCATGGTGGAGACGCTGGGGCAGGACTTCGTGCGCACCGCACGCGCCAAGGGGCTGTCCGAGTCGCGGGTGGTGCTGGCGCACGCCCTGCGCCCCGGCCTGCTGCCGGTGGTCTCCTATCTCGGGCCGGCCACCGCCGGCGTGGTCACCGGATCGGTCGCGGTGGAGAGCATCTTCGCGGTGCCCGGCCTGGGCCGGCAGCTCTACACCGCCGCCATCAACCGTGACTACACGGTGGTCCTGGGGGCGGTGCTCTTCTACGCTGCGCTGCTGCTGGTGCTGAACCTGGTGGTGGACCTGCTGTACGCGCGGCTGGACCCGCGGGTGGAGGAAGCGTGA
- a CDS encoding peptide ABC transporter substrate-binding protein, producing MRVPFGAHGWIPGALAAAALCAAGCGPARPGAADGPRYFGRVSPPSGNVFRFNNGAEPEQLDPALMSGQPDGRIARALFEGLTVYHPGTLAPDAGQARSWDLSADGRIYTFHLRPEARWTDGSPVTARDFLWSWLRVLRPSTGSRYASLLFPVAGAEAFSKGTLSDSTRVGLAAPDDTTFVVTLNAPTPYFVFLTGFYSLLPVPRAAVERWGERWVRPEHIVSNGPFTFHEWRPGDRIVLEKNLRYWDAARVRLDRVECYAIEDLNTSMSLYRSGAVDWNPSGYVPTGYIPHLRRFADLSAGPFQGTYYYSMNVTRKPFDDPRVRLALNLALDRDAIANKLLRGTRAPWGNITPRGYPGYEAPAGYGHDPARARRLLAEAGYPGGRGMRRIEILITTSEDHRRIAEAIQGMWRSELGVDVAVSNQEWGSYLEATTSLRYDVARRSWLGDYLDPNTFLAALRGGDDNNRTGWADPGYDRLLDAAAAEPDPALRLEMLARAEAVALERGPILPIYHLRVYEMIKPYVRGLETNVLDIQELKYVWIDHSWRPGIGPAGARAAAAQARTSAPAATDGRAAAPAGARP from the coding sequence ATGCGCGTCCCTTTCGGAGCCCACGGGTGGATCCCAGGCGCCCTGGCCGCGGCGGCGCTGTGCGCCGCCGGCTGCGGCCCGGCGCGCCCGGGGGCCGCGGACGGCCCGCGGTACTTCGGGCGGGTCTCTCCGCCCTCCGGCAACGTGTTCCGCTTCAACAACGGGGCCGAGCCCGAACAGCTCGACCCGGCGCTGATGTCGGGGCAGCCCGACGGGCGCATCGCGCGCGCCCTGTTCGAGGGCCTGACCGTCTACCACCCCGGCACGCTCGCGCCCGACGCGGGGCAGGCGCGCTCGTGGGACCTGTCCGCCGACGGCCGCATCTACACGTTCCACCTGCGGCCCGAGGCGCGCTGGACCGACGGCTCGCCGGTAACCGCGCGGGACTTCCTATGGTCGTGGCTGCGCGTGCTCCGCCCGTCCACCGGGTCGCGCTACGCCTCGCTGCTGTTCCCGGTAGCGGGCGCAGAGGCCTTCAGCAAAGGCACGCTCTCCGACAGTACCCGCGTGGGCCTCGCGGCTCCCGACGACACCACCTTCGTGGTGACGCTGAATGCGCCCACGCCCTACTTCGTGTTCCTCACCGGCTTCTACTCGCTGCTCCCGGTCCCCCGCGCCGCGGTGGAACGCTGGGGCGAGCGATGGGTGCGCCCGGAGCACATCGTGTCCAACGGGCCGTTCACCTTCCACGAGTGGCGCCCCGGCGACCGCATCGTGCTGGAGAAGAACCTGCGCTACTGGGACGCCGCCCGCGTGCGCCTGGATCGCGTGGAGTGCTATGCCATCGAGGACCTCAACACCTCGATGAGCCTGTACCGCTCCGGTGCGGTGGACTGGAACCCCAGCGGCTACGTTCCCACCGGCTACATTCCGCACCTGCGACGCTTCGCGGATCTCTCGGCGGGCCCGTTCCAGGGCACGTACTACTACTCCATGAACGTGACCCGCAAGCCTTTCGACGATCCCCGCGTGCGCCTGGCCCTGAACCTGGCGCTGGACCGCGACGCCATCGCCAACAAGCTCCTGCGCGGGACGCGCGCGCCGTGGGGCAACATCACCCCGAGGGGCTACCCGGGCTACGAAGCCCCGGCCGGTTACGGGCACGACCCGGCCCGCGCCCGGCGGCTGCTGGCCGAGGCCGGGTATCCCGGCGGGCGCGGGATGCGCCGAATCGAGATCCTGATCACCACCAGCGAGGATCATCGCAGGATCGCCGAGGCCATCCAGGGGATGTGGCGCAGCGAGCTGGGCGTGGACGTGGCGGTGTCCAACCAGGAGTGGGGCTCGTACCTCGAGGCCACCACCTCCCTGCGCTACGACGTGGCGCGCCGCTCGTGGCTGGGCGACTACCTGGATCCCAACACGTTCCTGGCCGCGCTGCGCGGCGGGGACGACAACAACCGCACCGGCTGGGCCGACCCCGGCTACGACCGCCTGCTGGATGCCGCGGCGGCCGAGCCCGATCCCGCGCTGCGCCTGGAGATGCTGGCGCGCGCCGAGGCGGTGGCGCTGGAGCGCGGGCCGATCCTGCCCATCTACCACCTGCGGGTTTACGAGATGATCAAGCCCTACGTGCGCGGCCTGGAGACCAACGTGCTGGACATCCAGGAACTGAAGTACGTCTGGATTGACCATTCCTGGCGTCCGGGGATCGGGCCGGCCGGGGCGCGCGCGGCGGCCGCGCAGGCGCGGACGTCGGCGCCCGCGGCCACGGACGGACGGGCTGCGGCGCCCGCGGGAGCCCGCCCGTGA
- a CDS encoding saccharopine dehydrogenase NADP-binding domain-containing protein, translating into MNPKTILVLGGYGGTGTWLCRLLARHTDTRVIVAGRRLGRAAALAGELERECATETASPEGGSTASRFAARHADAADPALLAAAFQGVSLVIAASTTAQHAAATAAAALDVGADYLDLHFQDTALRQLEAMDARVRAAGRTCITQGGFHPGLPAALIRLAAARMGGRCRAAAVSMVMTQRVERAESLEELVDVIADFSSQVYRDGEWRKAAFDMKDVRRVDFGPGFGRRDCFPLFLEELRPLPPQLGLERVGVHVAGFNCFVDWVVTPLAYALYRVKRGLGRRTMARLMTWGINTFPPPRQGVVMVVEAWAAGAAQPADAPAWRLVLDDPVDAYHFTAAPVAACVLQWLDGALPGPGVRLMAHTVNPERLLKDLREMGVRVEEGDARGQGSGRPATGAPRDGPVWRPGMLFLRIRTSGTGARSWRRRP; encoded by the coding sequence ATGAACCCGAAGACCATCCTGGTGCTGGGCGGCTACGGCGGGACGGGCACGTGGCTGTGCCGGTTGCTGGCGCGCCATACGGACACCCGCGTCATCGTTGCGGGCCGCCGGCTCGGGCGGGCCGCCGCGCTGGCGGGCGAGCTGGAGCGGGAGTGCGCGACGGAGACGGCATCCCCGGAGGGGGGATCCACCGCGTCCCGATTCGCCGCCCGGCACGCCGACGCCGCCGATCCGGCTTTGCTCGCGGCCGCCTTTCAGGGCGTTTCGCTGGTGATCGCCGCCTCCACCACCGCGCAGCACGCCGCCGCCACCGCCGCGGCGGCCCTCGACGTCGGCGCCGACTACCTCGACCTCCACTTCCAGGACACCGCCCTCCGCCAGCTCGAGGCCATGGACGCGCGCGTCCGCGCCGCGGGGCGAACGTGCATCACGCAGGGCGGGTTCCACCCCGGCCTGCCCGCCGCGCTGATCCGGCTGGCGGCCGCGCGCATGGGCGGGCGCTGTCGCGCCGCCGCGGTGAGCATGGTCATGACCCAAAGGGTGGAGCGCGCCGAGTCGCTCGAGGAACTGGTGGATGTGATCGCCGACTTCAGCTCCCAGGTCTACCGCGACGGCGAGTGGCGCAAGGCGGCGTTCGACATGAAGGACGTCCGCCGGGTGGACTTCGGCCCCGGCTTCGGGCGGCGCGACTGCTTCCCGCTGTTCCTCGAGGAGCTGCGTCCGCTGCCCCCCCAGCTGGGACTGGAGCGGGTGGGCGTCCACGTGGCCGGGTTCAACTGCTTCGTGGACTGGGTGGTCACGCCGCTGGCGTATGCGCTGTACCGCGTGAAGCGCGGCCTGGGCCGCCGGACCATGGCGCGGCTGATGACCTGGGGCATCAACACCTTCCCGCCGCCGCGACAGGGCGTGGTGATGGTGGTGGAAGCGTGGGCGGCGGGCGCAGCGCAGCCGGCAGACGCCCCCGCGTGGCGCCTGGTGCTCGACGATCCCGTGGACGCCTACCACTTCACCGCGGCCCCGGTGGCCGCGTGCGTGCTGCAGTGGCTGGACGGCGCACTGCCGGGGCCGGGCGTGCGCCTCATGGCGCACACGGTGAATCCGGAGCGGCTGCTGAAGGACCTCCGGGAGATGGGAGTGCGGGTGGAGGAGGGGGACGCGCGCGGCCAGGGAAGCGGCCGGCCCGCCACGGGCGCTCCCCGTGACGGGCCGGTCTGGCGGCCTGGGATGCTGTTCTTGCGGATCAGGACTTCGGGTACGGGTGCGCGATCTTGGCGGCGGCGGCCTTGA
- a CDS encoding cytochrome c family protein has product MRNVRIVLGLLVLGAFVASTALAAEEVAHKYVGAAKCKMCHNAAAKGAQFKVWSESAHAKAFTVLASDEAKKIGKEKGIADPQKDAKCLKCHVTGHGKAAAMFEASFKAEDGVGCESCHGAGKDYMPMPVMKAIKAGKTAAASVGLVKPTEKECVVCHNSESPTFKAFDFKAAAAKIAHPYPKS; this is encoded by the coding sequence ATGAGGAACGTTAGGATCGTTCTTGGGCTGCTCGTGCTCGGTGCCTTCGTTGCAAGCACTGCCCTGGCGGCCGAAGAGGTCGCCCACAAGTACGTGGGCGCGGCCAAGTGCAAGATGTGCCACAACGCTGCGGCCAAGGGTGCGCAGTTCAAGGTCTGGTCGGAGTCCGCGCACGCGAAGGCGTTCACCGTCCTCGCGAGCGACGAGGCCAAGAAGATCGGCAAGGAAAAGGGCATCGCCGACCCGCAGAAGGACGCCAAGTGCCTCAAGTGCCACGTGACGGGCCACGGCAAGGCCGCCGCCATGTTCGAGGCGTCGTTCAAGGCCGAGGACGGCGTGGGGTGCGAATCCTGTCATGGCGCGGGGAAGGACTACATGCCCATGCCGGTCATGAAGGCCATCAAGGCCGGCAAGACCGCGGCCGCCTCGGTGGGCCTCGTGAAGCCGACCGAGAAGGAATGCGTGGTGTGCCACAACTCGGAGAGCCCGACCTTCAAGGCGTTCGACTTCAAGGCCGCCGCCGCCAAGATCGCGCACCCGTACCCGAAGTCCTGA